A part of Perognathus longimembris pacificus isolate PPM17 chromosome 16, ASM2315922v1, whole genome shotgun sequence genomic DNA contains:
- the Noa1 gene encoding nitric oxide-associated protein 1, producing MLPALLTRGLLRGLARGSAAPVGRTPRRASFPGRRGLPQGPADSQEEGAVPEERFLFPEYAVEPASAPTPEERLRELRRRLDEEERQRLRRREERLQRQLRAGLRAHRDPEPEPEPGALAVPPSGRYCSGCGAELHCQHPDLPGYLPADGWDRAAAGGGAVCRRCWLLVHHRRALRLRVSRGQYRQLVSAALRRPGPALVLYVVDLLDLPDPLMPDLPSLVGPRQVIVLGNKVDLLPQDAPGYLQRLRRRLWDDCARAGLALAPGHQGPQPPPEGEGEGDGEEDRPAGPRTVVRDVRLISAKTGYGIEELISALQRSWRYRGDVYLVGATNTGKSTLFNTLLESDYCTAKGAEAIDRATISPWPGTTLNLLKFPICNPTPYRMFKRHKRLQKDATKTEEDLSEEEQKQLNCFKKDGYIVGRVGRTFLYSQEQKDEDAFYFDADSLAYDMGNEPVAPVRQPTKRVELTPQDVKDAHWFYDTPGITKENCILNLLTDKEVNIVLPTHSIVPRTFVLKPGMVLFLGAIGRIDFLQGNQSAWFTVVASSFVPVHITSLDKADAIYQKHAGHALLQVPVGGEERMAEFPPLVAEDITLKKGLGECEAVADIKFSSAGWVAVTPNLEDTLHLRVYTPQGTAATVRPPVLPYIVNIKGHRIKRSVAYKTKRLPSLVCNLQKKKR from the exons ATGCTGCCGGCGCTGCTCACGCGAGGGCTGCTCCGCGGCCTGGCGCGGGGGTCGGCGGCCCCGGTGGGGCGGACGCCCCGGCGCGCGTCCTTCCCGGGCCGCCGCGGGCTTCCTCAGGGCCCCGCGGACTCCCAGGAGGAAGGCGCGGTCCCCGAGGAGCGCTTCCTGTTCCCCGAGTACGCGGTGGAGCCGGCGTCGGCGCCCACCCCGGAGGAGCGGCTGCGGGAGCTGCGGCGGCGGCTCGACGAGGAGGAGCGGCAGCGCCTGCGGCGGCGGGAGGAGCGGCTGCAGCGCCAGCTCCGCGCCGGCCTCCGCGCGCACCGGgacccggagccggagccggagccgggggcCCTGGCGGTGCCGCCCAGCGGCCGGTACTGCTCGGGCTGCGGGGCCGAGCTGCACTGCCAGCACCCGGACCTGCCGGGCTACCTGCCCGCCGACGGGTGGGACCGCGCGGCCGCGGGGGGCGGCGCCGTGTGCCGCCGCTGCTGGCTCCTGGTGCACCACCGGCGCGCCCTGCGCCTGCGGGTGAGCCGCGGCCAGTACCGGCAGCTGGTGAGCGCCGCGCTGCGCCGGCCCGGGCCCGCCCTGGTGCTCTACGTGGTGGACCTGCTCGACCTGCCCGACCCCCTGATGCCCGACCTGCCCTCCCTGGTGGGCCCCCGACAGGTCATCGTGCTGGGGAACAAGGTGGACCTGCTGCCCCAGGACGCCCCGGGCTACCTGCAGCGGCTCCGCCGGCGCCTCTGGGACGACTGTGCCCGCGCCGGGCTCGCGTTGGCTCCCGGCCATCAGGGACCACAGCCACccccggagggggagggggagggggacggggaggaggacCGGCCGGCCGGGCCCCGCACGGTGGTCCGGGACGTGAGGCTGATCAGCGCCAAGACCGGCTACGGAATCGAAGAGCTGATCTCGGCGCTGCAGCGCTCGTGGCGCTACCGCGGCGACGTCTACCTGGTGGGCGCCACCAACACGGGCAAGTCCACGCTCTTCAACACGCTGCTGGAGTCCGATTACTGCACCGCCAAGGGCGCCGAGGCCATCGACAGAGCCACCATCTCCCCTTGGCCAG GTACTACATTAAACCTTCTGAAGTTTCCTATTTGCAACCCAACTCCCTACAGAATGTTTAAAAGACATAAAAGACTTCAGAAAGATGCAACTAAAACTGAAGAAGATCTTAGTgaggaagaacaaaaacaacttaATTGCTTTAAAAAGGATGGTTACATAGTAG GAAGAGTAGGAAGAACGTTTTTGTATTCACAAGAGCAGAAGGATGAAGATGCCTTTTACTTCGATGCCGATTCGCTTGCTTACGACATGGGGAACGAACCTGTTGCCCCAGTGCGCCAGCCCACCAAACGAGTGGAATTGACGCCACAAGATGTGAAAGATGCCCACTGGTTTTATGACACCCCTGGGATTACAAAAGAAAATTGT ATTTTAAATCTACTAACAGATAAAGAAGTAAATATTGTTTTGCCAACACATTCTATTGTTCCAAGAACTTTTGTGCTTAAACCAGGAATGGTCCTGTTTCTGGGTGCTATAGGCCGTATCGATTTCCTGCAG gGAAATCAGTCTGCTTGGTTTACAGTTGTGGCTTCCAGTTTTGTCCCTGTGCATATTACTTCCTTGGACAAGGCAGATGCTATATATCAGAAGCATGCAGGTCATGCATTACTCCAG GTTCCAGTGGGTGGAGAAGAACGAATGGCCGAATTTCCTCCTCTTGTTGCTGAagacattacattaaaaaaaggaCTTGGTGAATGTGAAGCAGTGGCTGACATCAAATTTTCCTCTGCAG GCTGGGTTGCAGTAACGCCTAATTTGGAGGACACACTGCATCTACGAGTGTACACACCTCAAGGAACAGCCGCGACGGTCCGGCCGCCTGTCTTGCCGTATATTGTTAACATCAAAGGACACCGCATTAAGAGAAGTGTAGCCTATAAAACCAAGAGGCTGCCTTCCCTTGTGTGCAACCTGCAGAAGAAAAAGCGATAG